The Candidatus Omnitrophota bacterium genome has a window encoding:
- a CDS encoding DUF5659 domain-containing protein codes for MMRKGWKKRMMKENDVFLTKDLYEASFLYANRLKLLDLQKEDRFYWFVFENKELAEELSKKYWQREAPIDASTYAEAIRSLKDRLYARK; via the coding sequence ATGATGAGGAAAGGGTGGAAAAAGAGAATGATGAAGGAAAACGATGTATTTCTGACCAAAGACCTCTATGAGGCATCTTTCCTTTATGCTAACCGCTTAAAATTACTTGATTTACAGAAAGAAGATAGGTTTTACTGGTTTGTCTTTGAGAATAAAGAATTAGCTGAGGAATTATCTAAAAAGTATTGGCAAAGGGAAGCTCCAATTGATGCCTCTACCTATGCGGAGGCTATCCGTTCTTTAAAAGATAGGCTCTATGCAAGAAAATGA